In Chryseobacterium sp. C-71, the genomic window TCGAATCATTGGAAATTGCAAAAAGTAGAATCCAGATCATGATCGACAAAGGAATGGATAATCACAATCAGGTTCTTCAGGGATTAATCAACAAAGCAAACAAAAGAATTACAGAAATTAAGTCAGGTGAAAAACCAGCGTTAACTCCGGATTCAAATGCTAGTTATTATGCAGAAGTAGTTGTTGATCTTGACATTATTGTTGAGCCAATGATTGCTGACCCAGATGTAAATAACGAAGATGTTTCTAAAAGATATACTCACGACACCATCAGAGATTTGACTTATTATGGAGGTGACAAAAAAGTAGACCTTGGTTTTGTAGGATCTTGTATGGTTCACAAAGGCGATTTAAAAATTGTTTCTCAAATGCTAAGAAACATCGAAAAAAGAGATGGTAAAGTTGAGTTCCTTGCACCACTTGTTGTTGCAGCTCCAACTTATAACATCATCGATGAATTAAAAGCTGAAGGTGATTGGGAATTATTAGAGAAATATTCAGGTTTTGAATTTGACGACAATGCTCCAAAAGGTGCAGCACGTGTTGAGTATAAAAACATGATGTATCTTGAGCGTCCAGGATGTAACCTTTGCATGGGTAACCAGGAAAAAGCCGAAAAAGGAGATACCGTTTTGGCAACATCTACCAGACTTTTCCAGGGAAGAGTGGTTGAAGATTCTGAACGTAAGAAAGGAGAATCTTTATTGGCTTCTACACCAGTGGTTGTATTGTCTGCCATTATTGGAAGAATTCCAAGCATTAAAGAATACAAAGCAGCAGTTGAAGGTATTGACTTGACTACTTTTATACCATCTATCAAGGAATTGGTTACCGTTGGTCATTAATTGATTTTTAAATAAAAGTCAAAAGGCTTTTTAAATATAAATGGAAGACTTCAAAAAGAAATCTTCCATTTTTTGTTTAGAACGTTTCCATTTAAGCCTCATCTTATTTATTTTATCTTAAATCAATAACCGAAATTTTATTTTTTCTTAACTTGATAGTTAGAAATAATCTCAGTCATTCATCATATTTATCTCTTATTATAGATGGAGGAACAGTATTTGATGAATCACATACGAATATAATTTTCTGAAATAAATTTAATCTGATTGCTGAACCTTTGAATACTTTGCTGAGTTTACGCCTTTGCGAACTTTAAAAACATTTAGTAGCCAGGAAAATATTTGTGCACTTTGCTTAAAAATTAAACATTATGTTTTAAAAAGAAGATTTATTAAATTTAAATAACAGAAGATTTATTGAAAACAGAAAAATTAAATTAAGATATGACTTTCGACATTGACATGATCAAAAAAGTGTATGAGCGTTATCCTGAACGTATTGCAGCAGCAAGACAGATCACAGGAAAACCGTTGACACTTTCAGAAAAAATTCTTTACACACACCTGTGGGAAGGAAACGCAACAAAAGAACATGAAAGAGGAAATTCTTACGTGGATTTCGCTCCGGACAGAGTTGCCATGCAGGATGCAACAGCTCAGATGGCTCTTTTACAATTTATGCAGGCAGGAAAAGCTAAAGTGGCTGTTCCGTCGACCGCTCATGCAGATCACCTGATTCAGGCAAGAGTGGGTGCAGAATCAGATTTACAGGAAGGAATCAACAAGAACTCTGAAGTTTTCAACTTCTTGGGTTCTGTTTGTGATAAATACGGAATCGGTTTCTGGAAACCGGGAGCCGGAATTATTCACCAGGTTGTTTTAGAAAACTATGCATTCCCTGGAGGAATGATGATCGGAACTGATTCTCACACGGTAAATGCAGGAGGATTAGGAATGGTTGCCATCGGAGTTGGTGGTGCTGATGCCGTAGATGTAATGGCAGGAATGGCTTGGGAGCTTAAAATGCCTAAGCTTATTGGTGTAAAATTAACCGGAAAAATGTCTGGCTGGACTTCAGCAAAAGATGTTATCTTAAAAGTTGCAGGAATCCTTACCGTAAAAGGTGGAACAGGATGCATTGTAGAATATTTCGGAGAAGGTGCTCAATCTTTATCCGCAACAGGTAAAGGAACAATATGTAACATGGGTGCAGAAATTGGTGCTACCACTTCTACTTTCGGATATGACGATTCTATGAGAAGATATCTTGCTTCTACAGGAAGACAGGATGTTGTAGATGCAGCAGACAAAATTGCAGAACACTTAACAGGTGATGCTGAAGTTTATGCAAACCCTGAACAGTATTTCGATCAGGTCATTGAAATTAATCTTTCAGAATTGGCTCCACACTTGAACGGACCTTTCACTCCGGACTTGGCGACTCCCGTTTCTGAATTTAAAGCTAAAGCTGAAGCCAACGGATGGCCAATTGAAGTTGAATGGGCATTGATTGGATCGTGTACAAACTCCTCGTATGAAGATTTATCAAGAGCTGCTTCTATTGTTGAAGATGCAGTAGCGAAAGGCGTAAAACCAAAAGCTATTTTAGGAATCAACCCAGGTTCTGAGCAGGTAAAATTTACCGCAGAAAGAGACGGATTCCTTGATTCTTTCAGAAAATTTGAAAATGCAAGAATCTTTACCAATGCTTGCGGACCCTGTATCGGACAATGGGACAGAGAAGGCGCTGAAAAAGGAGAGAAAAACTCCATCATTCACTCATTCAACAGAAACTTTGCAAAAAGAGCTGATGGAAACCCAAATACTCACGCTTTCGTAGCTTCACCAGAAATGGTAGCGGCAATTGCAATCTCAGGAAGATTAGATTTTAACCCAATTACAGATACGTTAACCGCTGAAAACGGAGAGCAAATAAAATTAAATGAACCAAGCGGTTCTGAACTACCAGCCAAAGGTTTTGACGTTGGAGACAATGGTTATCAGGCTCCTTCAGAAGACGGTTCGTCAGTTGAAGTGAAGGTAAGTCCAACTTCAGACAGACTTCAGTTATTAGAAGAATTCCCGGCTTGGGATGGTAAAAACATTACCGGAGCGAGAGTTTTAATAAAAGCTTTCGGAAAATGTACAACTGACCATATTTCTATGGCAGGACCTTGGTTGAAATACAGAGGTCACCTTGATAACATCTCAAACAACATGTTGATCGGAGCTGTAAACGCATACAACATGGAAACCAACAAAGTAAAAAACCAGTTAGACGGTGCTTACGGTGAAGTACCTGCTGTACAAAGAGCGTACAAAGCTGCAGGAATTCCTTCGATTGTTGTAGGAGATCAGAACTATGGTGAAGGTTCTTCAAGAGAGCACGCCGCAATGGAGCCTAGACATCTTGGTGTAAAAGCTGTTTTGGTAAAATCATTTGCAAGAATCCACGAAACTAACTTGAAAAAACAAGGGATGCTGGGATTAACTTTTGCTGATGAATCAGATTATGATAAAATTCAGGAAGATGATGTGGTTAACTTCTTAGATCTGGATCAGTTTGCTCCGGGGAAACAGTTGACATTGGAATTTATTCATACAGATTCTACGAAGGATATTGTAATGGCAAATCACACGTATAACGATCAACAGATTGATTGGTTTAAAGCAGGTTCTGCTTTGAATTTGATTAAGCAACAGGAAAACTAAAATTTCTATTATATATAATGAAAGCAACTTCAAAATTGGAGTTGCTTTTCTATTTCAGTTTTTCCAAAAGATTTGATTTGTACATATCTCCGATTGGAACTTCATGCCCTGAATTGAGCATGATCTTTTTTGAACCTAAACTTTTTATTTCGTTTAAATTTAAAATAAAAGATTTATGAACTCTTGTAAAATTTTTAGGAAGTTGATTTTCTAGAGATTTTAAAGTTTCTAAAACAATATACTCCTGAACTTCAGTTTTGATGTTGACATAATCTTTAATGCTTTCCACATACAAAATATCATCAGAATTGATTCGATGCTGTTGACCGGAAGATTTTACGAAAAAATGGCTAAGTTCTTTTATTTCATCCAAAGGAAAACGTTCCTGAGCTTTCAGGACACTTTTATTGAATCGTTCAAAAGAAATAGGTTTTAAAAGATAATCAACAATATTATGTTCGTAGCCTTCCAAAGCATATTCGGAATAAGCGGTCGTCAAGATATATTTCTGCTTATCACCTAAGATTTTCATGAAATTAATTCCCGTCAGTTCCGGCATTTGAATATCTAAAAACACAAGGTCAGCTTCATTTTTCTGAATAAATTCTAGAGCTTGAATAGGATTTTCTGAAGAGAAAACAAGTTCGAGAAATGGAATTTTCTCGACATAATTTTCAAGAAGTGAAACAGCAAGCGGCTCGTCGTCTACAATAATGCATTTAATTTTCTTCATTCAAATCAATCTTTAAATCTATTTTAAAATCAGTTTCGGTTTCAGTTATATTCAATTCGTATTTTTTAGGATACAAAATTTCAAGACGCTTTTTCACATTTCCAATTCCGATTCCAGAAACTGTGTCTTTCATTCTTTCTTTTTTGAAATTTAAAAGATAAAAATGCAGAATTTTATTTTCATCTGAAATTTTCATTTCAAAACCTTTATTTCTAAAATCTCCGTGCTTAAAAGCATTTTCAACAAACGGAATTAAAATCATAGGCGAAATATTCAGCATTGGATGATTTAATTTTTTTTCAACATTCAATAATTCAGGATGTTTGATTCTTAGTTTTTCTAAAGCTATTAAACTGTCGAGATAGCCGATTTCTTTATCTAAAGTAATAAAATCTTTCTCAAGATCTTTTGTGCTGTATCTTAATAATTGCCCTAATTCTTCAATTGCAGGCAACGCTTTTTCTGAATTTTGATAAACGAGAGAATATATATTATTTAAAGTATTAAAAATAAAATGCGGATTAATTTGAGTTTTCAAAGCCTGCAATTCAGCATTTTTCTTAGCCTTCACCAATTCCGTTTTTTCTACTTCCGTTTTTATAAAATATCTGAAAAACCAAAACGTAGTACTTATAAAAATCGTTGTGCTGCTGTAAAAGATATTATCAAAATAATAATAAATGAATTGTGTTCCTTCTGCATAATTTCTGATTCCGAAAAAAGTTGGCAAAAACCATTCTTCCATAAAATATCGGACACCGACAAAACAACTTGCACTTAGGAAAAACACAATCACCGATTTATAAATTTTATTTCCGTCAAAAAATTTAGGAACAACCACAAAATAATTTACATAGAAACAAATGATGCTTGTTAGAAAGAAAGTTATATTAAAGATTGTATTTCTAGAATCGAAGGCAAAATAAGGAATAATAACAGACCCGGTAACATAGATCGTCCAAAAGAAAATATGCAAATAAAAAAGTTTATTGATTTTCATGGAACAAAAATAGATTTTCTCTTAAATTTCTTATCATTTTTTCGATAAACAGTTCATTTTTCCCGATGAAACTGATTTTATCCCGTTTCATCTTCAATTGATCGAAACCCTATTTTATTGTATTTCTCATAACGATAATTTTGTCAAAAATAAATCCTATGAAAGCACTATTATACACATTCATACTTTGTTTATCAGTATTAATTTCTGCACAGAAAAAACCTTCGGAATATTTTACAAATCAAAAAACTAAAGTTTTGGTTGTTGGTTCATTCCATTTTGATTATCCTAATCTTGATGCTCATAAAACCGAAAAAGGCGATCAGGTAGATGTTTTATCGCCAAAAACGGCAAAAGAAGTCACTGAACTTATTGATTATATTAAAAAATTTAAACCTACAAAAATTGCGATCGAAGCATGGCCAAACTGGAATGCCAATCAAAAATTAAGAGAATACAAAGAAGGCAAACACACCAATCAAAGAGATGAACGTTTTCAGATTGCAATGCGCATTGCAAAAGAGCTTAATTTGAATGAATTATATAGCATTGATGCCAATTCTGTTTTGGATGATCTTGGAGAAAAATTTGGCAAGAAAGACTCTCTATATTTTAAAAATTTAGGTGCGGATTATGATTTTGTAAGCGATGATATTATTTCAAAACAGTATAACAATTTTTTTAAAAATACGGAACGAAAAAACTTCCAATCAATTTTAGATCTTTTCAAATTTATGAACAGCAAAGAATATCATCAGTATGAATATGGTGCTTATCTAAGTGGAGATTTTAAACTAAGAGAACATGATGGTGCAGATATGCTGGCTTTGTATTGGTATGACAGAAATCTCAGAATGTTCAGAAATATTCAAAACATTCCACATACTTCAGAAGATAGAATATTGGTGGTTGCAGGAAATGGCCATGCTTCAGTTTTAAGACAACTATTTACCTCATCACCAGAGTTTGATTATATAGAATTTGATTCATTAAAATAAAGTGTAGAGTTAGTTTTGTAACAAATCATCTTTTTCTTCGTCTAACAGAATAGATTTACTCACATTATGAAGAAAACATTACTTACTCTCTCAATTTTAGGTTCAGTTTTAGGTTTTGCGCAAGAAACCAAGGACAACAAAGAAACCAAGGAAAAAGAAATCGAAGGCGTCGTTATCACCAAAACAAAAAAAGCAGTTGAACAAAAAGCCGACCGTACTATTTTTGATTTTTCTGAACAGCCAAGCTTAAATTCAGGATCTTTAATGGAAGGTGTAAAAAAACTTCCGGGTTTGGTGGTATCTGATATGGTAGGAATGATGTATCAGGGGAAACCATTGGATGTTTATATGGATGGAAGACCTTTGAACATTTCAAGTAATGAACTGAATGCTTTCCTGGAAGGCATGCCCGCAAATTCGGTTGACAGAATTGAAATCATCACGCAACCCGGCGCAGAATTTCCCGCAACTTCG contains:
- a CDS encoding aconitate hydratase; protein product: MTFDIDMIKKVYERYPERIAAARQITGKPLTLSEKILYTHLWEGNATKEHERGNSYVDFAPDRVAMQDATAQMALLQFMQAGKAKVAVPSTAHADHLIQARVGAESDLQEGINKNSEVFNFLGSVCDKYGIGFWKPGAGIIHQVVLENYAFPGGMMIGTDSHTVNAGGLGMVAIGVGGADAVDVMAGMAWELKMPKLIGVKLTGKMSGWTSAKDVILKVAGILTVKGGTGCIVEYFGEGAQSLSATGKGTICNMGAEIGATTSTFGYDDSMRRYLASTGRQDVVDAADKIAEHLTGDAEVYANPEQYFDQVIEINLSELAPHLNGPFTPDLATPVSEFKAKAEANGWPIEVEWALIGSCTNSSYEDLSRAASIVEDAVAKGVKPKAILGINPGSEQVKFTAERDGFLDSFRKFENARIFTNACGPCIGQWDREGAEKGEKNSIIHSFNRNFAKRADGNPNTHAFVASPEMVAAIAISGRLDFNPITDTLTAENGEQIKLNEPSGSELPAKGFDVGDNGYQAPSEDGSSVEVKVSPTSDRLQLLEEFPAWDGKNITGARVLIKAFGKCTTDHISMAGPWLKYRGHLDNISNNMLIGAVNAYNMETNKVKNQLDGAYGEVPAVQRAYKAAGIPSIVVGDQNYGEGSSREHAAMEPRHLGVKAVLVKSFARIHETNLKKQGMLGLTFADESDYDKIQEDDVVNFLDLDQFAPGKQLTLEFIHTDSTKDIVMANHTYNDQQIDWFKAGSALNLIKQQEN
- a CDS encoding LytTR family DNA-binding domain-containing protein; this encodes MKKIKCIIVDDEPLAVSLLENYVEKIPFLELVFSSENPIQALEFIQKNEADLVFLDIQMPELTGINFMKILGDKQKYILTTAYSEYALEGYEHNIVDYLLKPISFERFNKSVLKAQERFPLDEIKELSHFFVKSSGQQHRINSDDILYVESIKDYVNIKTEVQEYIVLETLKSLENQLPKNFTRVHKSFILNLNEIKSLGSKKIMLNSGHEVPIGDMYKSNLLEKLK
- a CDS encoding sensor histidine kinase, producing MKINKLFYLHIFFWTIYVTGSVIIPYFAFDSRNTIFNITFFLTSIICFYVNYFVVVPKFFDGNKIYKSVIVFFLSASCFVGVRYFMEEWFLPTFFGIRNYAEGTQFIYYYFDNIFYSSTTIFISTTFWFFRYFIKTEVEKTELVKAKKNAELQALKTQINPHFIFNTLNNIYSLVYQNSEKALPAIEELGQLLRYSTKDLEKDFITLDKEIGYLDSLIALEKLRIKHPELLNVEKKLNHPMLNISPMILIPFVENAFKHGDFRNKGFEMKISDENKILHFYLLNFKKERMKDTVSGIGIGNVKKRLEILYPKKYELNITETETDFKIDLKIDLNEEN
- a CDS encoding DUF5694 domain-containing protein is translated as MKALLYTFILCLSVLISAQKKPSEYFTNQKTKVLVVGSFHFDYPNLDAHKTEKGDQVDVLSPKTAKEVTELIDYIKKFKPTKIAIEAWPNWNANQKLREYKEGKHTNQRDERFQIAMRIAKELNLNELYSIDANSVLDDLGEKFGKKDSLYFKNLGADYDFVSDDIISKQYNNFFKNTERKNFQSILDLFKFMNSKEYHQYEYGAYLSGDFKLREHDGADMLALYWYDRNLRMFRNIQNIPHTSEDRILVVAGNGHASVLRQLFTSSPEFDYIEFDSLK